In Citrus sinensis cultivar Valencia sweet orange chromosome 3, DVS_A1.0, whole genome shotgun sequence, the sequence TGGAACATTCAGTTTCAAGCAAATTAACCTCAAGTACGGCGATTTTACGACTAGTCCATTTCACTCCCAATTTCGTTTGATCTTTGCTATTCCATAGGCAGGTAGAGATGGCTAATGGGTCGTGTTGGTCCGGTCCACTAAAGTAAGGTCCATACGTACTCATGCCAtgcctaaatttttttacttaggCCCGGTCTGGCACACGTGCCGTGCCTAAGGAAAAAAgcccaataattttttttaaaaaaaaattttaagagcaCTTGTTAAGTTGTTGgcgtattttttttaaatctatatACTTTTTTTAGGTATATgactttattcaaatttaatataattgaaaatttaaaattcaagttcatatttaatgataataaactaataatagcaagaaaatataatattaattactaagttTAATTTCATGGTACGTTTACTTCATAGAATGTGAATAAACTGGAATGAGAATAGGCTAGGAATGAGAATGGgctggaatgagaatgagattctaatgtttacttggcaaaaataaatgggaatgtgAATGTACTGGAatgtcattgatgtgtttacttggcaaaataaatgagaatgagaattaatttaccaaaatacccacagtattaaataatgtaattttcattatatagatatatgtataaatattattataaaaatgatatgaattaaaaaataaaattaataaaattaataatactaataataataaatgctCATAATGATACTATTAGTAAAACTAATattaacagtaattaataataactaaaataataaagttaataataataataataaatggtaataatgataatattaataaaaataatattaacaataattaataataacaacaacaacaacaacaataatgataatattgttaataatgataaattaattatttttattaattattatttttatcattgtttttattgttaataatgataatattaataataataataataataataataacaataattaataataaataaaataataaagttaataaaatttaataataataataatattattattattattattaatgacatttaaaataataaaattaattgtgatttgaacaagggtaatttagaaaatatgaaaaaattagaggaatacaaaagtaaatatatatttcattctcattcccaaccCTCCATGGGAATGAGATTCACATTccttattcccaaattgtgtggAACCCACATATTTTATTCCCATTtccaaattacattttactAAGTAAACATGagattcattctcattccctaaACCctcaagtaaacacaccattatagtattagaatttttttaacatttaacaacaacaacaacaacaacaacaataataataataaatttttctgaaaggttaacttaattgttaacttagACTTACATAGagtcataaattatagttcacaataatattaatgcatatttataaaatcatgatatttacaattttattcactaaaatcatgatatcaattatttatttaataaatttataaatataaatcaattatagtattttttaaaactaagaattaaatgaatttaaaaaattcaatttaaagtcatttgtaaaatcataaaattttaaatttactttcattaaaaaataaaacgtaCTTATTTCGGATTTTTTTATCATGTCATGTTTAACCCATTTTTAATTGTGCCGTACTTTTAAGGCTTGCGTGCCAAAAATTCTAAGTACGACATGACCCACGTGCGTGCCATGCCATGTGCAATTcggcccattggccatctctacAGGCAGGTAATGTTCGTGAACGCATTATTGAGCTTCTAGGTTTGCTACAATGCAGTTGCGGACCAAGCTACCAATTACCTTATAATTTGCCCAATAAAATTTGTGTGCTGACGCCTTCACAGTGCTGGCTGATTGCCCATCAAAATATTAACCTAACGTGTCTCCTTGAAATTTTAGACTCGTTTCTCAACTTGGACTGCAATAATAATCTGATCGCACAAGCAACGTGGCGTTACGTGAAAGCACGAGAAATTCATTTCGgctcctttttctttcatttgccTCTAATTGAGGCAAAACGCAAGGGGAGATGTCAAAAGCAGGCAGAACCAtaaatgattataaatatctatGATCGTATATCGTAAATTGAATGTCAAATCCGAAGTTTAATCAACAAGTATATAACAGCATCTACACATTTGGATTCATGCCGAATATAATCACCGATTGCGTACAATCATATATATTGACATGATGGATATTTAGATATACACGCACCTCTATCGCTTGAAGCATCCCACACAGGCTCCCAGTTTTTCTGTGTGCAAAAGAGAATATTTTACATCTTGCTTCTGTAATAGACATAGAAAATTACAGTAACAGTCTATCACACACATATCAGCTTGCAATCCACGCTAGCCCTATGGCAATTTTGTCCTATACACATGTAAATATATCTCAAAGAAATAGGATAATTAAAACCGACCGACACTCTTGAGTCTGACACAAATTAAAGATACGAAAATATACAGGACAACGCTATATGAAGTAGCATGAAAGAGCGTTTCTAATTAGTGATTTAGAATGGCTTTGATCCGATCCCTTTAGGGAGATGGAGGGTTACTGCCAGCGGCATAACTATTTATGAGAGCCAAGGCGTTGCTCGTCAAATGTGCAACTTTAAGAATATGCCTCCTGATCATCGTCTTCGTATATCCGTTCAAGGGCCTACCTTGAAGCCCATCCACGCAAGTATCTTCATACGTTAACGCTGCGCTTACCCATGTTTGGACATCACCCATTGTGAGCCAAAAATTCGAGTTCCTGATGTGACCCAGTTCGTCCATAGAATCTTGGAGCTCATCTATTGAGTCACCGATCACCTCAATGCAATCTGCCACTGCCCCTGCGGTCTCCCTCGGGATCATGCCGGGGATTCTCGACATCTTGACCATCATTCTCGACGTTGATTTTGTGGCTTTAAGGGTTATGTTGAGAGCTGTGTTGGCTAATGTTTTGGGGTTGCTTTTGATTTTGGCTGCATAGACTGAGAGTGAGCGGTAGCACAACCTGCGATAGATTGTGCCACTACATGATGTTCTTATGTACTCTATGTTTGAATTATCTGATGGGTTTGAGGCTAAGTTGGTGGAGAATTCAAGGAGAATAATGAGCAGGGCTACTAGTGTATGCCTCAAAAATGAACCTTCcattctctttctctctctctccagaAAGAAATAGATTCGTATAGTGAGTTTTGTAGAGTAAGGGTGGCTTTATAGAAAGAGAGAGGCAGTCAATTAGCTGCGCTAATTGTGGAGTAAAAGAAGCCTGATTTCAGGTAACGATTGGATtggtaaatataattataataataatccgATGGATAATTTTTAGAGGCACAATgagaatatatttaaatttaatataattacttttatataacagaaattaatgtaaaactACAGTACActtctaagaaaatataattattacacTTGTTATTTTTCTGTGTGGAGTGATTTAGGAACACCGGGAACCGCTAATTATTCTGTCTCATATAATCATTAATTGGGTGTAAAATTAAGGACCACAGAAGCACTCCATCACGAGGTAAAAGAACCTTAATTTTCACTGGTGGCAAAATTCCAGGGTACAAAAGGAATAATGCTCTTTGACGAATTGGTAGCTCAAGTAATAATGCCCTTGGTTTCGCCAAATTCTTCACAAATTTCCttaaatgcttttttttttttgccctggATGGTAATATCGTGTacgtttaataataataaaaacagtTAATAAATTAGAACTTGGAAAATGGAGATTGCTTATTCTCATTCAGTATGATATCGTCTCTTTAATTTGGAATTGGgatggtatatatataatttttaaataattttatttttagatccTCTCAAAAAGCCACATATTGTTTGAGAAATGACTTACATGGTCCAATAACCAGAGATTATTATGACACTCTAACCGTAGGGTTTTACAACTTACCCTTGTTTGTATTTGATACCATTTTTGTAATTCCACTCAgtggatttttctttttcttttttttttaagtggcGTGTTTGaaactgttttttttattatctaaaaagtctcataAGGATTGCGAAAATACACTATATATAAACCAAACGGTTGTGGCTCAGTTGGCGGCGCAGGCTGAGTAAGTGGGAAGAGCTCTCGGGTTCGATCCTCACTAAACACACCATTTGGGAGGGGTAAAGAGCCTTAACTGTGACTACACCCCGAATCCGAATTAGTCGGGGCCCAATGCAGTCGCCGGAAATCGGATggtttaaaccaaaaaaaaaaaaaatacactatatatataaaataagtaaatgaaaacatataacaaataaatgatattatgatatgtgtatatatatttttttaaaattatcatgtaAGTgataattgtattaaatttaattatacatgtttatgtatatattaattaattatattattatctctgatatattttaaaatttctattgTTGCGGACTTTTCTGCGATCCATTGTGTGATTTACTTGATCGGCAAATTTGCAGCGAAATACAAAAGCCAGTGCTTCCAAAGTAGTGAAGGaaccatttttcatttaaatgaATGATATACTTAAATACACATCGAAGAAGGCTGCAACCATAACCAATAGACGCTGTGGCCGCATCTCACATGAGCCAAAAAGAGAATtccattggttttatgcaagGATTATGTCCTCAAATTGAACGATtcacaaaaacaagaaaaataaaggtaataataaaattcaagaattgaGCATATCAACTGTGTATGGCCTTCATAACCATGTGACATACGACAAATATTACGTCAACGTCTGACTGCTACGTTTGATTAACCAAAACGCAATGCACGTAATAAATATGGGTTTGGACGCGCACTGCTTGCCAGCTGCAGCTGGGAGGTTTTATCTAAGGATGAACTGAGCAGAAAGGCAAGGAATAGATTTTAGATAAGGGTTCGTTAGTTGGATCAGATTTTTTCCTGATCGGATCATGTtctaagtaaataatttaattattaatttatagttaacaaataaataaaaaattgaattttattcatatattactACTACAAAACACAtgataaaagattttaaaaatttcagaagaaatcatattagaata encodes:
- the LOC107176861 gene encoding pectinesterase inhibitor 10-like; translated protein: MEGSFLRHTLVALLIILLEFSTNLASNPSDNSNIEYIRTSCSGTIYRRLCYRSLSVYAAKIKSNPKTLANTALNITLKATKSTSRMMVKMSRIPGMIPRETAGAVADCIEVIGDSIDELQDSMDELGHIRNSNFWLTMGDVQTWVSAALTYEDTCVDGLQGRPLNGYTKTMIRRHILKVAHLTSNALALINSYAAGSNPPSP